The genomic interval CCAAATGCAAATCAATAGGCCTTTGAAGACATTTCAAAGGCCTAGTAgctatctttaaaggcctatttaATATGTTAAAAGGCTTATTAATGATGTATAAACGCCTATGAACTATCTTTAAACACTTATTACCTATCTTTAAACGCCTATTAGCAATATTAAAGGCatattaatttttttaaagGCAAGTGAACTAGCTTTGAAGGTATAtgaactatctttaaaggcctgTTGTGTATGTTTCACGGTATATGAACGATCTTTAAAAGCATATGGACaatctttaaaggcctattaactatGTTTAAAGGGCTTACACCCTTTCAATTGAATTTTTGTATCTGAAGCCCTCGCCGAAAGCCTGGCAGTTGAAGCCCTTGCAGAAGCCTGGCAGTTGAAGGTCTGGCAATTAAAGCCTTGGATAAGGTGGTGTGAGGTTGAAGGCTTGCATCGGCGCGTGGCCATCGggcatcaacaccacggcACTATTAACCACAACACTTTCACAAATATATACTGTAATATGTAAGACAAAAAATTCATTGCAATGTTGGTGATAATGGAAATAAGTGGATATCATGGAAAATAGTTGGTGAGAATATTATTGTATGGGAGTAATCACCCCCTAGAAAAAGGATAATGCGCCCTTAGAATTCCTTATGTATTATCTTGAAAGGCCTATGAACTATCTTTAAACGCCTGCGGACTGTCTTTAATAAACACTATAGGGTAAGATGGATGCCGACTTATCCCGCCATCTAACATTGTAACACCTTGCTAAGTACACTGTAGCAGGTATCCTGTAGATGATATCGAGAGTAACAGATTTGCAGTTTCTTTGATGGTATATCAGCGGTTTGACAAAATCATCAAGGTACATGACCCCCAGTGTTGGATGCACCCGCGACGGGACGATATCGCAGTGCTGCTGTAAAATCTTCGGTCAAACTGAAGTGAGCTCATTCAGCCATAATAACAGCATCCTGACCGCTGAGAATCAgtcatccaccaccggcccgAATGCTCTATCTCAATTAGACGTCGGTTTCTGGTGTCATTGTCACCGCACTACCGGCTTGGCAGTTCTCCGAGCCTGAACACGCAGTCTGGGACACCAGTCGACCATCGCCAATGAACTACCAGACAGTCAGATCTCTAATACGATACTCCATAGCTGTGTTGGGGGCTGGTTGCACTGGCTGATGCTGTGCGTCGTTCATATTTCCCAAGCCGGACCGATCTatcctcgccttcctttCTTTCTGCTCTCGCATACTGTCATCAGTCGTTGGGAGTAGGTGAGCTTGCCGGTTTGGCCCCCGGCTGGTGACACGGCTCTCTTGAAATACTCATCACATCTTTGCCTGCCGGCCATCTTCTGTAGTCTTCCGCGATAAAGATAGCAACTTGGCGCCACCAAGACGTGAAGGCTGTCCGGGTATCGGCTAGTGGGCCAGGTATGAGGGGAATCAAGTCTTGGAAAGGCAAGTACAGACGATACACACACAGAGACTGCAGTTACCCCTGTGAAACGCCATCCATCGAGACCAGATAGTGGTCTATGGTCGTCATCAGTGCGGGTGCAACCTGTGACCCAAAGGAGTacggatgatgatgatgaagaaaaagCAGAAGAGGGGAGCCGGGAAGGTGTGGGGAGGTCTGCCTGGAGAAGCTCCGGTCTGCTCCCCACCAGAGCCCTTTTAACTCGTGATTGTGCCACTGCAATCCGCTGTGTCAACAAACATAAAACCTTAACTTGCAGCTTACCACGCTTGGGGATGGGCCCTGGCTCTAATACGAGCATCCGCAATCCAGAGCCAATTCCGATCTGGTGGGAACAGCCACAACGGCTTAACCGATGTCATTCATACAGttccaacccccttttccctttcctccctcGTCCTACCAGCACAGCTATTCATACAGACACTCCCGTGACTGGCGGAGAGCGGGCATCGTGCGCTCGTCTCCCTTCCGGAATCATGGCAGGCACGGCTCTGCCTTCTTGCCTCCATGTCTAGGAGGGCGTTTTCACGCCGCTGCGGCCTCCATGGTTGCTAACGTCGGGACCCCTCGACCAAGCTCAATATATCCATCAACAATTCCAAGCTCCACGGCCATCCCATACCAAGAACCGTTCGCGGCTGCACCGCCGGAGAATTACATGATGCAAGGGAATCCAACAAATACAGGTGCTCCGCCGGAGAAACCGTTGGTCCCGAGCAGCACTGCAGATTGGGAAGCCAAAAAGGATGTCATCAGGCAGCTGTACATGGACGAAAATCGCATTTTGAACGAGGTCATCGATATTATGCACCGCGTTCACAGGTTCAAGGCAACGTAAGctggctctctctctcctcggACCGAAGATAGTAGGCAGGCCGAGTTAACGTGTGAGACAATGACAATGCAGAGCAAGAATGTACAAAGGCCAGTTCCACAAGTGGGAGTGGTCAAAGTACAACACCAGAAAGGGACGAAGCCAGAACGCCTTGATGCCCGCTCAGTCCAGGGCAACGAAAAAGCGAGCACACGACACCGACAACACCGTCAGTAGTGAGACGGCCGCAGCTCACCTTGACTTTGATCTTCCAACTGTCCATTCAACTGGGAGCCAAGCTGTGATGGCAAGAGTTGGAAATGCGATGAACACGCCGCTCTTGCATCAAAACTCCGACTTTCGCAATGTTGAATTCTCTCTCGATGCGTACAAGGCGCTGATCAACATTTGGTCCCCTGGTGACAAGCCGTGGAAGTCTTCGATTCCGTCACCTCCCACCGCGCCTGCTGGAACCATACTTCAACAAGTTCAGCAAGCGCTAGCTTTGTTTGACCGGGGGCAGAATGCAGGAGGAATCCGAATCCTGGACTCGGTCAATGAAAGAATAGCCTCTGCTCTCACAATCACcgcatcctcttcttcttcggcagcCTGTGGTGACAACAAGACCGGCACcgagatcaccaccaccaccactgccaccaccgccaccactgCCAGCATCCCCATTGAAATCATATGGGACTGTTTTCTTGCCGTCCCCCAGCTGATCCTCACCGCCAACCGGCCCGAGCTACTAAGTCTCTTTATGGACTACCTCGCCCGCTacgccaacatcaccctGTCGTCGGGGCACCCCCTTACCAAAATCTCATGCCATCTCGCCGCTTTGACCCGTGCGTTTTccatccaccgccagcaaAAGAACGatcacccccaaaccagccaagaagaagccctcaGCATGCTCAAAATGTATGTCTCCGAGTCCTGGACCCTCTGGCTCGACCTCATTACCGAGACACGCGGGCCGAAAGACCATgtcaccatccacctccgTCGCGGGTACGCAGTGCTCATGGAGGAAGACGGCGATTCCCCGGGACGAGGAAGTTCAAGGTTACTTACCGATTTTACGTCCAGTCTGGACGAGTCGATCCAGATCCGCGGGGAGGAGGCCACCACTGCACGGGTGCTAGAGTTGGAGGAGTTACTGGCCAAGATGTACATGCCACTTTTTACGCCAAAGAAGCTGGCGCACGCGGAGAAGATGCTCAAGGATGTGATCGCAAAGGTGGTTACGAGgctggggaaaggggggacgAGGGCGGACACAGAAATGGGGTACAATGACCGGTTTTTACTCTTCATTGTCAAGCACTTCTTGGCAAGGATAGCAGATCATGAAGGGAATTTGGAAGCTGGGcggaagtggaggagggagagcttggagacggagaagaaggatttGTTTTGGAGGCAGACGTCccagatggtggaggagggcttgagggcggatgggagggaggaggaggcggaagggATTAggcgggagatggaggaagtGATGCCCAAAGAGgagtaggaggaggaggaggaggaggagggaccCGAAAACAGCATGACAAGTTGGATTGTTTTGTTTCAGTTTGGTGTGTTTACCTGCCATGGAGGCAGTACGAGGGGGTGCTGTGGCTGCGGAGAGGGTTAAAAGCCTTCAACGAGTGGCAAAAAGAGATACCTATGATTTGGCTTTGGATTTCCCCTTCTTTGTATCCATACCTTACCTGATAGCTTTGGACGTAGCGAAATTTGAGACACGGGACCACACACCTATCTGATACACGGCAGTGACAAGCACCGACTCCGACTCCTTCACCATCGCTCCCACATTCTCTGTTCCTCAAAACCGGGGAGTTGCTTATCCTCGTGCAGTTTGACAGAGGGGGCCCTGCACGGGTGTAACCTGCTCGCCTAGGAAGACTGCTTTACCAGTTAGCTGACACTGAAAGCTTGGCCCGAAAAAGCTGTGCTACGGCCGATACCCGAGTTCGGCTGAtcagaggagaaggctgcgGAGTGAAAGGGGGTTATCTGTCGGAGGATACAGCAATAAGCTCGTATGCAAGCTGCCTCGCAGACGACGGGGGATGCTGTGCAAGTGCGATGGTGGTGTCTGGTTCGCCATGTCCTCGAGAAATACTACGTTACCAGTGATGAGAATTAAGCCGACCTTCGCCCAGAAATATCTGAGCACAATTTCAGCTGATGCACCAACTTTCTCAGTGGGAGGGATGGTATGGCACATGTCATGCAAACCTGAAAGTGCCTGGTGCTTGACGGTAGGGGACAGCCCCTGACAGTTGCCCGGCCAACTTGGGCCAACTAACCCCTGAGTTTGCTACCCTAAGGGGTTCTGGCCCCATCCCATCGCCTCTTCTGAGCGTGAAATGAGAAGTATCTCCAGGCAACCAGAAAGGCGGTAATTGTCGAGAGTAGCACGAGACTGAGTTTTCAATATTTCTATTTTGGCATGCCCGCTCACCTTGCTCATCGCTCCGCTCGGGACCGTGGTACCACGGTGACATCAACCTTGCCACCCGCAACGGAAAGCCTCTCCGGCACAACCAATCCACGACAGGGAGTCCCGCTCCTAGAGAGCGATCATTGAAGCTGGGGTAAGATGTCAGCTCGGCGACCGGGATGGAGCTGTCATGGCCAAGAGCTGACCGAGTGACAACACAATGACGTCCACGACTGAGCTGTCACCAAACACAATGCCTCCCTATAACTGCGTtacccctttttcttcttgccaTGTAACAAAAACAACTCACCGGACACTTTTTCCCTCGGTCAAAAGAGGAAAAGCATCCAGCCAGCAGTCACAGCCGAAATGTCCGAGCCCGACTTGTCCAAGATCGCCCGCGATGCTGAGCGGGACCTGAACACGTATCAGTCCAAGACCGGCTCCTCCAGACGAGGACTGGATGACTCTGGTGTCACTGACACGTCGGCTAACAAGATGTTTTCCGGCTCGACTGTCAAGACGGGGGACGACTTTGTCACCAGCAAGAGCTACAACCGTCGCATTCCGGGTGATGAAGGAGGTGATGTGGACGACAAGGGACAGTAAGCCATTGTTGCCCGAGAGGAGTACAAAATGAAAAGCAGGGGCTTACCAGATTCGCAGCTGGGTCCATGGCCGGGCGTatgagggtgaaggtggtCCAGAAGACAAGACAGCTCACATCTATCAGCACAATCCGGGCGGGATTGACGAGGCAACAGTGAGGAAGTGGGGCAAGGATCCGGTCGAGCTGGAAAGGGCTACACTCCGGAAGGACAGGCCTGATTTGCTCCCTTCCGAGGAAGCACTCGGCGGGAGAGCTAACGAGCCGGCTCACCAGGGCGACGTTTCCGAACAAGGTAGACTGGCGTCCAAGGCCAATTTGGGacgggatgaggaggacaagagagAGCTGCCGAGCCAAGGGTCAGGTGGTTCCCGCTACAAGGCGGCCTACTATGAGACACCCGAGAGTGTGCCCGATCAAGGAGCTGATATGGGTGTGATTCCGCCCAAGTCCTCAACGGGAAGATCACGCAACATCTAGTCGGTCAATTGATACTGTCGAGTAGTGTAATATGGTAAATGTTCTGTTCTGTCTATCATCTATTAGTGTATCCCGCGTAGTGCATCAAGGTGCAGATGTGATGTTGGAATGACCGACAATCTCACAGCTTCTCGTCCTCACGAGGGGCCTCCGTTAGAGACTGTAGCACAAATCCAGCCAGCGGCACCACCCACTCTTTGCTCACGGGCACATAATGCCCGCCTGGATGGACCACCTTGACTGccccctccgacctttccaCCAGCCCCTGACTCCTGCTCTCATCCACCACTGTATCCAGACCACCAAAATAGTGCAAGCTCGGCGTCTTCACCTTTGGCTGATAAAGCCACCCGCTCAGGTCCTGGTCCACAGCCCAGAACCCAGAGTACGACACCCAAAACTTGAGCGGCTGTCCGCCGTTTGCGGCCCGTATACTTTCCACCCACTCCTTGTGCTCCTCAGCCGGCTGCCTGAACCCTTCCAACGCGGCAGCAAGAATGGAAGCTACACAACCCCCCTGACTGAACCCAATCACACCTTCGATACCGCCGCCGGTCTCTTCGATAGCGGAGGCGAGCTGTAACATTCCCTGCTGGACAAGACGATACGACCCAGTAGCTTCGTCTTTGCGGAACCAAGCCCAAGAGTCtatctcctcgtcctctctGCCTTCGTTGTCGGATGACGGCTGATACCCCGGGATGTCGCGGGGGTACAGCCGgttgggggcggtggggtaGATGAGAGAAGGGATGAAATTTCGGGGAGCCAGAGCCTTGACGAGGAGCTTTTCCACCGCGCGGGTTTTGGCGCGAAAGAGGGGACCAGATTGAGTGTAGCCTTTTTTTGCCAGTGTTAGTGAGCTGAGGTCAAACATGAGAGTAAGTAGTACGAGTGAGAGGTGCGGTGAGGGGTAACCGATACGACGAGTCGAGAGTGAAAGCGCTCATATATGAGTCCCTAGGTCCGCAAAAAAAAGGCTTACCATGAAGCATCAATATTTTGACTTCCTTCTTTggtggcttgttgttgacggcCTTGCCCCTGGGAACTGGCGTGGAAGCCCCGGAGATGGGAGTCTGCGTGCCGCTTTGTGTCTCGGCCATGGTGGTGCTGCAAAAGAGACTTCTCTGACTAGCGCTGAAGAAACGCACAACTTGGAAGGAATGGATCCGAGATTGCGACCTGCTGGCGACAAATCTCCAGGTGTGAAATGACAGCATGTGAATAAAAGCTATCaactgcggcggcggcgtccATCCAGTCTTCTCGGAGGGCCAGCGGGATTGGCTCGGCATGACACATGCGGCCAGCGTTGGGGTTCGAACTTGGGTTTAAAAATCACGATAAGATAGGGCCCACTGGAGGCGAATCACCCAGGGGCATGGCTTGAACAGACATGATTTTTGATAAGATCAAGGGATGCCACATGGGCTTATTTATTTTCTTGGGGGTATCGTTCAACTACGAGCAGCAACAGAGACATGTAACCTCTACTGATTCCCAACGTATCCTAAAGCAGCAAAACGTGCTCTCAACGCGGGCGCCCAGCAACGGGTAGAAATTTAATCTATGCCAGAGCGAAAACATCCATACCAACGGGAGAATGGTGATGAATGTCGATAACCCACTGCGAACAGTGAGTAGCTGGCAAATGCTGTTGACCTGAGTCTTGAGCAAACCCCGATCCCTCTTGATAACCTGAAAAACTGGCTTCACAATTCCTGATATCGACACCAGACTCTGAATTGAGCAGTCATACAGGTTGGTTCTCGGCAAAGCGACTGGAAAGCTGTAGATGCCATCCGTTTCACCCTTCCTCTCTGCAACCTCCCGCGCAAACAAGGGGAACACATCGAAACCGCCGACACAGCTCAATTGATGTTGGCTGCCTGCTATGATACATATACACTGGCGCAAATGACCTCGGAGCTCGCGTTCAGGGGGAATAAGAATCGTGGGTCAAGCAAATTGCCGCATCGCTCTCGTCTCTTGTATTCCAACAACCGTCGTCAACAGCGTCGTCTACTTTAATGGGAAGCcttggcgttggggttgCGGGGGTCGTTCTTGAACTCGTCGCCTGTGGGGGAGTATTGTTAGTATTTGGGAACTCGGTGGATCGTGGGCGTAGGGAGTCGGCGAGGACaggaggggcggaggggcATACTGTTCATCATGGCAGTCTGGGCCGAGTTCACGCCATAGGCAATGACCACGGCTGGTAGGAGTCGAGGTTAGTTACTGAAGAGTAGCCCGGGGGAGGTGTCGTCGAGTTATAGTCGGGTTAGGTTAGTGACATACCGGCAGCGAAGAAGGGAGCCATGGGACGCACTGTGGTCATTCAATTGTCAGTCAGCGCACACGATGATGGGGGGATTCAATTGGGACAGCAACATACACACGGGCGTCGGGAACTTCTTGAAGGGGGCAACTCCGAGCCAAGACATGGTGACGGTTATCTTCTGGGTTAGAAGATGGACTGGGTTCGGGtgacgttggtgatggaggttgtCGGGGTGGTCGAAAACGAGCGTTTTTCACGGTTGCTTCTGGCTCCCGAAAGCTGCCAACCAACGTTGCCGAGAGGCGGAATAGGTGCCTGAATTGTAAGGCTTTCAGCAGTTCAGTCCAAGCTGAGGTGACCCAAGCTTCACTTTAAATCCTTGGCATGGACGGAATCCGTGGAAATGATTCTCCGGCTTCTCCACTCCAAAGTGAAGCTAGGCGAGTCCAGGCGCGTGACATCATAACCCCCgcacctcaccaaccccagacAAGCAAACGGGCATCAAGGCCCGGGCTTGCGCCGGACCCTGGACATACTACCAAAGTGGACAGCCAGCTGGGGTGCTGGGCTGATATTTGCTGCATGAAGATGGACTTCAGGCTCACTCACCTCAGGCAGGGGACCAGCTGACGTTGCTTTCCGGACTGGCTGTTGACTTGTACTCATCTGTTCCCTGTTCCTAGCTCCCAACTCCCAGCTCCCAgctctccaagctccccctccctccagtTCACCTGAAAAGGAAAACACCTTACCTTAAAGCTCTCCTCGAacccctcaccaaccaaaTTATCACCAACTTTACCTATCTACTTTACGCTCTCAAGTGCGGGGAAATAGCTGTGCGCACCGTAGCACCCGGCCGTCTCTCTGTCCAATTATCCTccgtcttccccctcctttaCTACCATCCTCTTTGATTtgccctccccttccccttctcctcgctctcaGATTGTGCCGTGCCTGCCACTGccacttccaggttgcttCCTCTGCTGTGCTCTGTCTGCACCCACGCCACAAGCTTACCCGGCAGACCGTTGCCCGTCCGCCTTCTGCTGTTACATCTGCTTCGTTGCTGCTCTTGCGTTTCGAACTCTCCGAGACGTCCCATTCGGCACCACATATCGAACCATTCCAACCACCGCACCGGCGCTCGATTTTCTTTGTTTGCTATTTCTAGCGCGCAATTGAAACTTGTCAAGGCTGACCGTTCCGGCGAGCGACACTTTTATCAGACTCGCTGCTTCGAGAGACAGTTTTCTTCAGTCTGGCCGATCGACAAGCAAAGTAAACAACCACCGAAATCATGCTATCTAGACAACTTGCTCGTCGCGCCGCGGCTGGCGCTGTCGTCCGGCCGGCAACCACCAGAGCCTTTACCACCTCACTCGCCCTCTCGTCAAAacgcaccccctccctcgggGACATCGAGCCAGAGCAGCAGGAAGTATTcaacaagaagcagaaggagtTCCGGTTAAAGCTTGCGGAGGCGCAGAAGCAGCGGGAAGCCAGTGCGTTtgcctcgtcttcttcttcttcttcaacatcaacctcctcttccccctccacctcggccttggGCCTTGGAAAGCTAAGCACAGGGTCGAGCACCGCTACAGGAACCACTGCCAACGCGGCCGAGCACGAGCCCCCTCGCAAGGCGGGCCCCCTGACGAACCTGATTTACGGGACAAAGGAGGGCCGCGAGATGGACGCCCAGATCGAGGCCAGCTTCAGCCAGGTGCTGGCGCGCGGCAAGTATGTGCACTCGATTGTCTTCCACGAGGTCAAGCCCAAGGACGTGGACGAGTATGTCGAGCTGGTGGGCAAGTGGTATCCCCGCATGGCCAGCATGCCGGAGAATAAGGTTCATCTGGTGGGCAGTTGGAGAACGGAGGTTGGCGACTGCGAGACAtttggtatgttttctttttgataCCTGTGTAGCTCCCGTCGTTTGGGTGACTAATCTGCTTTGTCTCAACAGTACACATCTGGGAATATCAGCGCTATCAAGGCTATCATGCCTCCTTGAACGCCATCTCCCGCCACCCGGAATATCCAGCCTTTGAAAAGAAGCTCCGCGGCTTGATTCGCAGCAAAAAGTCCTCTCTCATGCAAGAGTTCTCTTTCTGGCCAACGACCCCTCCCCGACAGCTCGGCGGCATCTTTGAGCTGCGCTCCTACACGCTCCACCCCGGTAACCTTCTCGAGTGGGAGACGCACTGGAGGCGCGGACTCAAGGCCAGGCGCGAGGTGATGGAAGGTGTGGGAGCCTGGTTTGTGCAGATTGGCGATCTCAACACGGTGCACCACCTCTGGCAGTTTGCTGATCTCGAGGAGCGCAAGATCCGCCGCGAGAAGAGCTGGAGCCAGGAGGGCTGGGCCGAAACAGTGCACAAGACGGTACCCCTGATCCAGGAAATGAAGAGCAGGATTCTGGTGCCCATGCCTTGGTCTCCAGTGGCCTAAACATCCATCCAGACATGTCTTTTGTTTGACCGCACCTGTAGCTAGCCAGGCATGCTGAACTTGCTAATCATAAATCAATTCGAACCAAACCATGAACCTACCCAATACTCCCCATGCTTTGCGCCATGTGTAATTCAAGTGTGAGAATGTCTGAAACAGCACATGAACCCTTTCGAGTAGTACGTCCGATCCAACTCCAGCCAATgcgaacaacaaccaccccttGTCATCTGATCAACGTTCCCTATTCCTGCACTGCCATCAAGTGTCTCGTCAGCTTCCTCCCCTGCCCCATCCAGTCCCAGTGGTATGGCCGTGTACTAGTGGCCACCCCCAGTGACGCTCGACCCGCGATGACTACGAGGATAAGACGATGCCTAATCCTCCATTTCCTCCCCCATGACAGCTGCCAgattcctcctcgccaagctcAGCGTATGCGTCAGAGCCGTGAGCTTGGCTGTCAAACTCATGAGACTGGGATCCGCACTCTCGACCCTGACCTTTTCCCTCACATACACCTCGACCTCTTTTCTTCGGGTGCCTGAGAGCACCGGCGCCAAGGGAATGTTTGGATCGTGGTTGCTATTGTGAATGTGCGGTAGCCCAGTCGAGTCGCCACCTGTGCAGCAGTACCCGAAAACCCGCTCGGCTTCGTCGTGTTCGAGACGGCGGGCGGTGCCAATGGCGAGGGCAAGCTTAGTGCTAAAGTGTACAGGGGCGTGGGCGGGTTCGAGGGTTCGGAGCCAGAGGACCAGACTTGAGTCCTGAATGGTGAGGTGGAAGGACAGGCAAGGATGGGAGGACTGGTTGTGCgagctgttggaggggatggtcAAGGGCGGGATGAAGTGGGAGGGCGCTGCGGAGCGAGAGGTCCAAGAGGGATCCGAGTTGAGAAGAGGCGGCCCTTTGAGAATGGCGAGGGACTCTGTAAAGGACTGCGAGAGGAGGCGCAGCTGGGCCGACAGAAactggggggaggatgtaTTCTTGTccaaggttggcgaggacTCGGTTGGGTACGAGTAACTGAGGGTcaagttgaggaggtcgatCGAGTGGGTAAGCAAAGTGTGGAGGGTAGTAAGCGGGCCGAGGTGTATGGGATGGTTGGGATTGATGCTTATCGTTTGCTGAGGAAGGGTGCGCAGACGAAGGTGGATGGTCTATTTCACAAACGTTAGGGAATATCAGCGACACAGGAGACCGGgaacaacaaacccccttgACAATGCGCGTTCCGACACGGGTGATGGTGCCCTTTACTATCTCATTTCGAGGGGTGCTCAACACCAGAGTAGATCCGGGATCGATGGGCGCAAGGAGCGCATAGCAATCTTCGAGGCCATgcttgaggttggtgagggtttcGTGGAGCTCTTGAACAAGCCAGCCGAGTTCGCGTTCCTGTGTTTGCCGTGGTGTAAGTGGAAGTCTAACCACGACCCAAGATTCCAAAAGCGTCTCAGCCATTGTGCTCCTGCTCGAAGTCAGCGACGTACTTCAGATTCCCTAATGGCGACCTTAAGTTCTTCTGGCGCAATTCGAGGCCAGATTTCGACAGACATGGTTTACGCGTCCCGGGCTATCGTGATGTTTGATTCGGGATGTAGGCATCCATATTACGATTGAGACTTTGTCGGTTGTGTGGTGACTGTCAGCAACAATGATGGTGTGCCTGGATTATGGATATCATATGCATGCAAAAGAGAACAAAACCGTTGGAAGCGGAAGTGGTATGACGCTACTGTCTGAGACGCTGTCGCAATTGTTGGCGGGGAGCTCCATGTTAGCCAGCAAATACGGCAGGCGGTCAAAGCTCCAGTGGGGCTCTTCAGCCTTGGCCCGCCCAGTTCTGGGCTTGACGGTCCCACTAACGGCTTTGAACTTTTGACACCATCTTCCATCAACTACGCCGACCTCTGACGACAGGACTCACTCTCTACACTTTGCATAGCCGGCACAAACTACACCGGCAGAGCCTCTGTGACAGTTTCCAAGCCCTCATCATACAGAGATACTGTTGCTTCAACTCTTGCACCCACAGGCCGCATCTCATATCCATCCAAGAAGCCATTCCCCCCATCTAGTCAACGGCGATCTCTCTTTTGCGACTATCATACACCCGGCGACGCACCAGCTTCTCCAGTCGCAGTGCCATGGCCTCTCCAACGACACAGCAGCCTGTGGGTGCACCAACTACGCTGCCAAACAAACCCGAAAACAAGCTCCCACCCATTCCAGATGGTTCGTTACCCTCACCTAGAGCGACCGCAAATCTGGCCCACTCCGCTAACACTTTTGGGGTATGCAGGCTCTCGAATCCGCAaacgcccccttcccctccctcctcaccgggGCACCTTGAAGTCGGCCGCATCCTCTGTCAATTTCCAAAACCAGACGACACCCGACATTGATGGCTACCTGCCCCCTCCTCGCGCGAATCGCACCCAGATCATCAAGGTGGCCTCTTCGGCCTCCCACATGTCACTTGTAAAACGCGTACGAAAGGCACTGGAGAGCGCCCGAAATAACCAACAGGGAACAACAAAAGGTCTGCCCTTGGCAGCACGTGTTGCCGCTCTGGGTGCGAAGAATGGGAGATCAGACCAAACTGGGCCAATATCAGATGCGCTGGATGATGTCGTGCTTATTGCGACGGGGAGGGCAATTCAGAAGGCGGTTGAGGTGGGGGCCTCGTTCACGAGAGAACGAGATTTGATTGTGAttgcgaggacgaggacggtaCAGGCAGTGGACGACATCGAAATGATGGAcgaggatgcggaggaggaggactcGGCGCGGGTCAGACATGTTAGTTGTGTCGAGGTTGGAGTGAGGTGGGCCAGTTGATTGTAGCAGAAGC from Podospora pseudoanserina strain CBS 124.78 chromosome 6, whole genome shotgun sequence carries:
- a CDS encoding hypothetical protein (EggNog:ENOG503P61E; COG:S) gives rise to the protein MASPTTQQPVGAPTTLPNKPENKLPPIPDGSRIRKRPLPLPPHRGTLKSAASSVNFQNQTTPDIDGYLPPPRANRTQIIKVASSASHMSLVKRVRKALESARNNQQGTTKGLPLAARVAALGAKNGRSDQTGPISDALDDVVLIATGRAIQKAVEVGASFTRERDLIVIARTRTVQAVDDIEMMDEDAEEEDSARVRHVSCVEVGVRWAS